One Panicum virgatum strain AP13 chromosome 3N, P.virgatum_v5, whole genome shotgun sequence DNA segment encodes these proteins:
- the LOC120666170 gene encoding ankyrin repeat and SAM domain-containing protein 6-like — MDEDRAGGPHHHRPSPPPSSDAGKRRRLPNVRLAGSVPPPSHLPHPRRVAGAPATRSRVPLHLRHQHPSADPPQTLPKPSADSGDDLALAAACPRKPRAPLQAAAAGKPNGSAEGTGSEPEPETETEEYGEAEEEVADVAGWLWRMGMGRYAPAFEAHEVDAAVLPCLTMDDLRDMGIGAVGARRKLFCAIQRLAPPTPPPRR, encoded by the coding sequence ATGGACGAGGACCGCGCCGgtgggccccaccaccaccgcccctcgccgccgccgtcctcggacgctggcaagcgccgccgcctccccaacGTCCGCCTCGCGGGCTCCGTCCCGCCCCCGTCCCACCTCCCGCACCCGCGCCGCGTCGCCGGCGCGCCCGCCACCAGGTCCCGCGTACCCCTGCACCTCAGGCACCAGCACCCCTCCGCGGACCCGCCCCAAACCCTCCCAAAACCCTCCGCCGACAGCggcgacgacctcgccctcgccgccgcgtgcccccgCAAGCCCAGGGCTCCTCtgcaggcggccgcggcggggaagCCAAACGGGAGTGCGGAGGGGACGGGgtcggagccggagcccgagacggagacggaggagtacggggaggccgaggaggaggtggccgatGTGGCGGGCTGGCTGTGGCGGATGGGGATGGGCCGCTACGCGCCAGCGTTCGAGGCGCACGAGGTCGATGCCGCCGTGCTGCCCTGCCTCACCATGGACGACCTCCGGGACATGGGCATCGGcgccgtcggggcgcgccgcAAGCTCTTCTGCGCCATCCAGAGGCTcgccccgccgacgccgcctccaCGGAGGTGA